The DNA region CTGTCGTGAAGACGCTGATCGCCGAGCCCGAGGCGGGGCGCACGGCGGAGACGCGGGAGGAAAGCGGCAAGCCCACGCTCGCGGCCCGGATGCGGCAGTGGCTGGGCCTGTCTTCCGCGTCCGCCGCGCAACCGGCGCCGGCCGCCGCGCCTTCATCGCCCGAGACGGCGCCCGCCGCCATCGAACACCTGCCCGCGTGGCTGGATGAAACCGTCGCCTTCCTCGAAGCGCACCGCGATCGCTACCTGCTGCTCGAAACGATAGAACTGGACATCATGAGCGAGAGCGATCCGGATGCCTTGCGGGCCATGGTCGAGGCGGAAATAGAACGCTGCCGGCGCGTAGGCGAAGGCTACGCGGCGCTGCCGGACGACGTCGCCGAGGCCGCACGAGTGCTGCGCCGGGCCGCCGCGGCGCCCTCTCCCGCGCCGCTCGACGTCTTCCACGGCCTGCGCTTCGACGACGCTTGCGACCACGCGCGTTCCGGCCACACGGAATATCCGCTGGGACTCGAATGGACGGACGTGCTGTACTTCCAGTTGTCCAATCGCGAGGAATTCGAAGCGGCGAAGCGGCAGCCGCCGGAATCGGAATCGGATTGAAGCCGTGGCTGGCTGGCCGTGACCGTGGCCGGCCGCGGCAATAAAAAACCCCGCAAACCAATGATTTGCAGGGTTCTTCCGGGCTTCCCGAATCTCTCCGGAAAGGATCTTGGTGGAGCGGAGGAGGATCGAACTCCCGACCTTCGCATTGCGAACGCGACGCTCTCCCAGCTGAGCTACCGCCCCACACGCAAGACCGCAACTATACCATAAAAATCCGGAAAGATATCTCGCCTCGTCACGCCTGGGGCTTGTCGGCATGCCCCGCGCGCGTCAGGGCCTCCAGCCGCTCGGGCCGCAATACGCGCAGCATGCCGCGGCCGTCCGAGATGTACCCCTCCCGGCGCCACTTCGCGAAGATGCGGCTCAGCGTCTCGGCGCGCATGCCCAGCTTCACCGCGATCTGCGAATGCGTCAACGGCAGGTTGATGGGCTGGTTCGCCTTGGGCCTGCCGGCGCGCAGCACGTATTCGGCCAGGCGCTCCTCGGCCGAACTCGACGTGAGCCAGTCGATCTGGTCGGTGTGATGGCGAACCAAGTTGGCCGCGTGCCGCAGCAAGCGGCCCGCCAGGCCCGCGTGCTCGCCGCATAGCCGGCGCAGCGCGGCGCCGTTCAACAGGCAGGCGGCGCCCGCCTCGATGGCGCGGGCGCAGTGCAAGTGCCGCGGCGTCGCCTCGAACAGGTTGAGCACCGACAGGAAGCCGCCCGGCCCCACGTGGCCGAATACCTTGTCGCCCCCCTCCGGCGTATAGCGCAGGCCTTGCAGCTTGCCGTGGCACACCAGCAGGCACGAGGTCGCTTCCTGCCCTTCCGAAAGCAGCATGTCGCCCGGCTCGAACTCCACCCAGCGGCTGCATCGCGCCAGCCCGGCCAGCGCAGCGTCGTCCACGTCGCCGAACCACTCGTGCGCGCGCAGCGCCAAGACGATCCGCAGCGGCTCCGGAAGCGAATTGACTTTAGTCATTTGGATTCGTGCGCCACATTCCTAGACTTATTAAGAGTAATTCTTATTTTCAATAATCTCAAACACGCATGTCTTCTTCCTGGTTCCGCTGCGCGGCGCGGCACACGCTCGCGCCGATGCTCGCCCTTCTTCCCGTCCTGGCCGCCGCGCAGGCGAATCCCGTCTCGTTCCGCGACATGCTGGGCAATACCGTCACGCTGGCCGGGCCCGCCCAGCGCGCCGTGACGCTGCCCATGCCGGCCGGCTCGCTGCTGATGTCGCTGGACCGCGGCCCCGCCCACCTGGCCGGCATGCATCCGAATGCCCATACCTACCTGGCGCGCAGCGTACTGGCCAAGGCGTTTCCCGCCTCGGTCTCGGTGCGCGCCGACATCACGCGCTCCGGTTTCGCGCCCAACATCGAAACCCTGCTGGAGATCCGGCCCGACATCGTCTGGCAATGGGGGCACATGGGCGACGAACTGCTCGCGCCGCTGCGCGACGCGGGCCTGACCGCCGCCGCCCTGGTCTACGGCAGCGAGGACCGCACCCGCGAATGGATACGCATCATCGGCCATTCGCTGGGGCAGGACGCCCGCGCGCGGGCGCAATTGCAATGGCGCGACACGGTCCATGCCGAGATCGCCCGGGCCACCGGCGCCTTGCGCGCCGACCAGCGGCCCGGCGTGCTGTACCTGTCCCGATATGCGCCCCAATACCGCACCGCCGGCGCCGGCACGAATTTCGAACACGACGTCGCGCTGGCCGGCGGGCGCAACGTGGCCGCGGCCGTTGCCGGGGCGCAGGCGGTGAACATCGAGCAGATCATGGCCTGGGCGCCGGACGTGATCCTGGTCGGCAACTTCGATCCCGGACTGACGCCGCGGGTGCTGTACGACGATCCGCTGTTCGCCGGCTTGCCGGCGGTGCGCAACCACCGCGTCTACCAGATTCCCGCGGGCGGCTACCTGTGGGACCCGCCGAGCCAGGAAAGCCCCTTGTACTGGCAATGGCTGGGCCTGCTGCTGCATCCCGAGCTGTTCGACTGGCCGCTGCGCGAGCGCATCGTCCAGGCCTACGGCGAACTGTACGGCTACACCCCCGACGCGGGCGACATCGACCGGATCCTGCGCGTGCGGGACAACCAGGAGGCCCGTGGCTATGACCGCCTGCGTTGAACCCCGAAGCGGCTGGGCGGACACGCCGCGGCGCGCCAGGCGCGCATGGCCCTGGCTGCTGATGGGCCTGGCCCTGCCCCTCTCGCTGCTGGCCGCGCTGTGCGTGGGCCGCTATCCCCTGCCCTTGCCGCACGCCGGCAGCATATTGGCGGGACTGGCGCTGCCCGAATGGGCCCGCGGCTGGCTGCCCGTGGCCAGCGCGACCGAGCATCGCGTCATCGAGCAGGTCCGGCTGCCGCGCGCGCTGCTGGCGCTCCTCGCCGGGTCCAGCCTGGCGACGTGCGGCGCGGCGCTGCAAGGCGCCTTCCGCAATCCGCTGGTGGGACCGCAGATCCTGGGCATTTCCTCGGGCGCGGCCTTCGGCGGCTGCATGGCCATCCTGCTGGTGCCGTCGCTGCCGGCCACGCTGGCGCTGGCCTTCGCCGGCGGCCTGCTGGCGGTGTCCATCGTCTATGCGCTGAGCCGCTCGCAAGGCCGGTCCACCCTGTTGATGCTGGTCCTGGCGGGCGTGGTGACGGGCGCCTTCTTTTCCGCGCTGATTTCGCTGGCGACCTATTTCGCCGATCCCAACGACAGCCTGCCGTCCATCGTGTTCTGGTTGATGGGCAGTTTCGCTACCGCGTCATATACGAAGCTGGCGGCGGCCGCGCCGCCCATCCTGGCGGGCATGGCCCTGCTGTGCCTGCTGCGCTTCCGCATCAACGTGCTGTCGCTGGGCGACGAACAGGCCGCCGCGCTGGGCATCGCCGTGGAGCCGCTGCGCTGGACGCTGCTGGGCTGCGTCACGCTGGTCGTGTCGGCCAGCGTGGCGGTCTCCGGCACGGTGGGCTGGGTGGGACTGGTGGTGCCGCACATCGCGCGCATGCTGGTCGGCCCCGACCATCGCGTCCTGCTGCCGGCCAGCGCGCTGCTGGGCGGCAGCTACATGCTGTGGGTGGACACGGCGGCGCGCAGCGTCACCAGCGCCGAGATCCCGCTGGGCGTGATCACCGCGCTGATCGGCGCGCCTATCTTCGCCTGGCTACTGCGGCGCGCGCAGACACGGGGGAACGCGGCATGATCGAACTCGACCGTCTCTCGATCCAGGCCGGCGGACGCCGCCTGCTCTCGGACCTGTCGCTGCGCGTGCCCGCCGGCGCCATCCTGGCCGTGCTGGGCCCCAACGGGCGCGGCAAGACCACGCTGCTGCGCACGATGCTGAACCTGCACAAGCCCGCCGGCGGCGCGGTGCGGCTGGGCGGCCACGCGGCCTATGTGCCGCAGCAGGCCGGCGTGCCGTTCGACTACGACGTGCTGTCCATGGTGTGCATGGGCCGCGCGCGCCGGCTGCGCTGGTATGCGTCGCCCGGCCCGCGCGACCTGGAGATCGCGCGGGCATGCCTGGACGCCGTGCGGCTGGGCCATCTCGCCGGCCGTCCCTTCCTTGCCTTGAGCGGCGGCGAGCGGCAACTCGTCTGCATCGCGCGCGCCCTGGCCGGCGACAGCCCGATCATCGTGCTGGACGAACCCGCCGCCGCCCTCGACCTGCACAACCAGGACCTGATCCTGGCGCTGCTGCGCCGCCTGGCCCGCGAACAGGGCCTGACCGTGGTGTTCTCCACCCACCAGCCGCAGCATGCGCAGCATATCGCCGACCAGACGCTGCTGATGCACGCCGACGCCTGCGAGAGCGGCCCCACCGCCACGATGTGCGTCGACGAGCGGCTCAGCCGTCTCTACCGCCTGCCGGTGCGCGTCGTGTCGCAACCCGGCCCGCACGGCGAAGCGCGCGGCGTCATTCCGCTTTTCCGGTGACGCCATGCGCAAGCCTATCGCCTATCTCAACAACTGGACCGGCCGCGGCCCCGCCGCGCTGACCGGCGGCGCGGCGCCCGTCGCGCAGCCCGTGCCGCTCTATGAGCTGGATGCGCTGGCGTTGCCGCGCTACGCGGCCCTGCTCGTGCCGTCCCACAGCGACCAGCGCTACCTCGCCGCCCAGCGCGGCCGGCTGGAGGCCTACCTGCTTGCCGGCGGCACGATGGTCGTCAACGGCCACGTCGCCCATCCCTTCCTGCGCTGGCTGGCGCCTTTCGAGCCGGGCGCGGCCGCCGGCCTGGAAGGCCTGCGCATCCATCGCGCCCAAGCGCATCCGGTTTTCGAGGGCGTCGACGCCAACGACCTGACGTTCCGCCGCGGCGTCGCGGGCTTCTATGCGCGCGGCGGCAATCCGCCCCCGGCCGGCGCGCGCGTGCTGAACACCCTGGGACCGCGCGCCCAGCCGGTGGACTGGCTGCTGGACCTGCCCGGCGGCGGCCGCCTGCTGGTGCATTCGGGCAACGATCTGTGGATGTACGCCGGCGGCGGCGACAGCGCCGCGCGCCTCGTGCCGCAATTGATCGAATGGATATACGAACGATGAGCCCCCGAACCGCCGTGATCGCCGCGCTCGACGCCGGCACCTATTACCACCATCGCACCTTCCACACGGAATCGTTGGCGCCCTATATCGATCGCACGGTCTACGTCCGCGAACTGGACGACGCGGCGCTGGACGGCTGCGACGCGTTCATCGTGTCGTGCCGCAGCAACCCCGATCTTCTGGCGGCGCGGCGCGCATGCTTCGCGCGCTTCCTGGCCGCCGGCAAGACGCTGGTGGCGATGGGCGAGACGGGCTCCGAACAGTGGCTGGACGGCGTGCGGTGGACGCCCTGCGAGGTGAACTTCTGGTGGTGGAAGGAACCCGGCGCCGACCCCGGCCTGCGGCTGGCCGCGCCGGAGCACGCCTTGTTCCGCTACCTGACGCTGGCCGACGCCACCTGGCATCAGCACGGCACGTTCGCGCCGCCGCCCGGCGCGGTGTCGCTGATCGACAAGGCCGGCGCCGGCTCGGTGCTGTACGAAGACCGCCGCAGCACGCCGGGCCGGCTGATCGTGACTTCGCTCGATCCCATGTACCACCACGGCAGCTATTTCATGCCGGCGGCCACTCGCTTCCTGCACGGCTTCCTGCCCTGGCTGAAGGATTCCACGCCGGCGCCCTGACTCACCGCGGCCTGGTCCAACGCGCGCCGTCCCGCGCGCGGTCCCCGCATGCCGCCTATCTCGTCATTCCTCCCGTCATTCACCTCGTCACCCACCGCAGACTCGTATGCAACGCTCTCTTCTACACGCCACCCTGGCCGGCACCCTGGGCGCCGGCCTGCTCCCCGCCGCGCCCGCCAATGCCCAGTCCGAAAACGCCGCTACCTTGCCCGTCATCCACGTGAAGCCCGAGGCCGAACGCGACGACGGCCGGCTGCGCGCCATGACCGTGGAACCGCCCGCCGCGACCATCGACCACGCCGTCACGCAGCCGGTCACCGTGGTCGAACGGCAGGACATCGACCGCACCAATCCGCTCAGCACGCTGGACGTGCTCTCGCGCGTGCCCAACGTGACCGTCAACCGGACCGGCGGCATCGCCGGCACGATCTTCCTGCGCGGCCTGAACACCAATGACATGCGGGTGCCCATGTTCATCGACGGCGACCGCTTCCGTGGCCGCAACACCCTGCAGTTCATGCTGATCGCGCCCTCCGAGATCGAGCAGGTCGAAGTCGTGCGCGGCCCCGATTCGGCGCGCTTCGGCAGCGACGGCATGGGCGGCTTGATCAACTTCGTCACCAAGCGCGCCCACGGCAACCTGGACCACCCGTTCAGCATCACCGGCGGCGAGGTCTCCACCACCTACCAGAGCAACGGCCACGGCGTGCAGGCCACCACCGCCATCGAAGGCTCGGGCGACGGCTTCGACCTGCGCGCCTACGCCACCGGCCGCCGCGCCAGCGACTACGACAGCGCGAACGGCAAGGTGCCCAACAGCGATTTCCGCGGCGCCAGCGGCGGCATCACGCTGGGCTACATGCCCGACGCCCAACAGCGCATCGAGTTCAGCGTGCGTTCCGCCTACGTGGAAGCGGGACTGGCCGGCGCCTCGCCGCCGTATCCGCAAAGCGTCAGCCGCTACGAGCCGCTGAAGGTGAAGCAGGCCCGCCTCGCCTACGACGGCAATTTCGAGGGAGCGCCGGTGAGCAGGCTCAAGGCCAGCCTGTACGTGGACGAGTTCGACACCACGCTGCCCACCCGCACCACCACGTCGTCCAAGGTGACCCAGTCGTACAGCCACGTGATCGGGCCGGTCGCCACCGGCGGCAGCGTGGCGGCCACCCTGCGGCCGTGGGGCGACACGCAGACCACCGTGGGCCTGGATTTCATGCACGAGCGGCGCCCGGGCTCGGAATCGCGCAGCAAGGTCACCACCGCTACTTCCGTCACCAGCACCGACTACAAGCAGACCGGGCCGGACACCTACCAGACCAACGTCGGCGCCTTCGTCACCACCGAGTGGAAGCCCACGTCCCGCTGGACCGTGACGGCCGGCGGCCGCTTCGACTGGTTCCATTCCGACGTCAAGCTCTCGCCGCTGCCTTCGCAGAACCTGTTGCCCGCCTTCCGCGCGGCGCGCAACCAGAACGAGACGGCCACCACCGGCAGCCTGGGCCTGTCCTACCAGGCCACCCAGGTCGTGGAGCTGCTGGGCAGCGTAGGCACCTCGTTCCGGATGCCGTGGACGTCCGAGCTTTTCACCAGCAGCTATACCGGCAGCAGCTACACCTTTCCCAATCCTAACCTCAAGCC from Bordetella genomosp. 10 includes:
- a CDS encoding ABC transporter ATP-binding protein, yielding MIELDRLSIQAGGRRLLSDLSLRVPAGAILAVLGPNGRGKTTLLRTMLNLHKPAGGAVRLGGHAAYVPQQAGVPFDYDVLSMVCMGRARRLRWYASPGPRDLEIARACLDAVRLGHLAGRPFLALSGGERQLVCIARALAGDSPIIVLDEPAAALDLHNQDLILALLRRLAREQGLTVVFSTHQPQHAQHIADQTLLMHADACESGPTATMCVDERLSRLYRLPVRVVSQPGPHGEARGVIPLFR
- a CDS encoding TonB-dependent receptor, with amino-acid sequence MQRSLLHATLAGTLGAGLLPAAPANAQSENAATLPVIHVKPEAERDDGRLRAMTVEPPAATIDHAVTQPVTVVERQDIDRTNPLSTLDVLSRVPNVTVNRTGGIAGTIFLRGLNTNDMRVPMFIDGDRFRGRNTLQFMLIAPSEIEQVEVVRGPDSARFGSDGMGGLINFVTKRAHGNLDHPFSITGGEVSTTYQSNGHGVQATTAIEGSGDGFDLRAYATGRRASDYDSANGKVPNSDFRGASGGITLGYMPDAQQRIEFSVRSAYVEAGLAGASPPYPQSVSRYEPLKVKQARLAYDGNFEGAPVSRLKASLYVDEFDTTLPTRTTTSSKVTQSYSHVIGPVATGGSVAATLRPWGDTQTTVGLDFMHERRPGSESRSKVTTATSVTSTDYKQTGPDTYQTNVGAFVTTEWKPTSRWTVTAGGRFDWFHSDVKLSPLPSQNLLPAFRAARNQNETATTGSLGLSYQATQVVELLGSVGTSFRMPWTSELFTSSYTGSSYTFPNPNLKPERGVNAELGTRLHFEDASFGLTMFRSNYRNFIESVTTTYMGLPATQRQNVGRARIQGVETDWRWQLTRQWNVYGNASYLHATNRSTGTPLKSIAPLSGLLGLQYMGPGQAYALSGEMQWAKGQTRYDASSEYPSAGFGVVNLYAQFQLDRLGLPQLRNTQVVLGVNNVFDRAYRTAATSSNVAYAMTDLNPLLEPGRSVSLTLRTRF
- a CDS encoding ABC transporter substrate-binding protein; translated protein: MSSSWFRCAARHTLAPMLALLPVLAAAQANPVSFRDMLGNTVTLAGPAQRAVTLPMPAGSLLMSLDRGPAHLAGMHPNAHTYLARSVLAKAFPASVSVRADITRSGFAPNIETLLEIRPDIVWQWGHMGDELLAPLRDAGLTAAALVYGSEDRTREWIRIIGHSLGQDARARAQLQWRDTVHAEIARATGALRADQRPGVLYLSRYAPQYRTAGAGTNFEHDVALAGGRNVAAAVAGAQAVNIEQIMAWAPDVILVGNFDPGLTPRVLYDDPLFAGLPAVRNHRVYQIPAGGYLWDPPSQESPLYWQWLGLLLHPELFDWPLRERIVQAYGELYGYTPDAGDIDRILRVRDNQEARGYDRLR
- a CDS encoding FecCD family ABC transporter permease, with protein sequence MTACVEPRSGWADTPRRARRAWPWLLMGLALPLSLLAALCVGRYPLPLPHAGSILAGLALPEWARGWLPVASATEHRVIEQVRLPRALLALLAGSSLATCGAALQGAFRNPLVGPQILGISSGAAFGGCMAILLVPSLPATLALAFAGGLLAVSIVYALSRSQGRSTLLMLVLAGVVTGAFFSALISLATYFADPNDSLPSIVFWLMGSFATASYTKLAAAAPPILAGMALLCLLRFRINVLSLGDEQAAALGIAVEPLRWTLLGCVTLVVSASVAVSGTVGWVGLVVPHIARMLVGPDHRVLLPASALLGGSYMLWVDTAARSVTSAEIPLGVITALIGAPIFAWLLRRAQTRGNAA
- a CDS encoding Crp/Fnr family transcriptional regulator, coding for MTKVNSLPEPLRIVLALRAHEWFGDVDDAALAGLARCSRWVEFEPGDMLLSEGQEATSCLLVCHGKLQGLRYTPEGGDKVFGHVGPGGFLSVLNLFEATPRHLHCARAIEAGAACLLNGAALRRLCGEHAGLAGRLLRHAANLVRHHTDQIDWLTSSSAEERLAEYVLRAGRPKANQPINLPLTHSQIAVKLGMRAETLSRIFAKWRREGYISDGRGMLRVLRPERLEALTRAGHADKPQA
- a CDS encoding DUF7822 domain-containing protein, with product MANRSYLYSLDNRPASYEDRPETIRGLSEWPYDVPFMYRLLMSADPRICSTLISDGLDGSKTPLHAISAPFDEGLERVRRFVAVVKTLIAEPEAGRTAETREESGKPTLAARMRQWLGLSSASAAQPAPAAAPSSPETAPAAIEHLPAWLDETVAFLEAHRDRYLLLETIELDIMSESDPDALRAMVEAEIERCRRVGEGYAALPDDVAEAARVLRRAAAAPSPAPLDVFHGLRFDDACDHARSGHTEYPLGLEWTDVLYFQLSNREEFEAAKRQPPESESD